The Deltaproteobacteria bacterium genomic sequence TTCTCGTCGATGTAGCGATGGTAGAGGTTGGCGGCGCGGACCGGGTCGTATTCGCGGTTGCTCACCGCCATGACGCCCGACCCCCATTCCACGGGCCAGTCCTCTTTCTGCCAAGGCTCTTCGGTAAAGTGGCCTATGAACATCGTGCCTTCTCCCTGTTCCCCTCACTTGTTGGGAGGGGAAATCGCAACGCCGGACGGCTGGTTGCCAGAAATCTTTCGGCTCGGGGCCGGCGGCCTCACCCCCCGAGAAAATCCAGAACGACCTTGGCGAACTCCTCCGGCTTCTCCATCTCGGGCATGTGCCCGCAGTCCTCGATGACCGAGGCTTGGGCGCCGGGTATGCATTCCTGGTAGCGCTCGCAACTGCTGATGGGGACGATGCCGTCCTGCCTGCCCCACACCAGGAGCGTCGGGGTGGCGACGCCCGGGAGGAGGTCCGGCAATGTGACGCTGTGCATGTAAGGCCGCCACAGGTAGCGGATGGCCGCCTCCCGGTTGGTCTCCACCTGCTCGGCCTCGTCCGGGTCCCAGTTCTTGCCGTAGTACTTCAGGTACGCTTCCGACTCGTGGTCGTGGAACGCCTGCTGGAACGCTTCCTTCCCGGAGTTGAGGAAATAGTCCCAGATCTCGCCCTCGCGCGGCTTGACGCCCGCCGCTCCCACGAGGACCATCTTCGAGAAGATGGCGCTGTTTACAGTGGCCATTTCGGCCGCGATCCAGCCCCCCATGGAGAATCCGATGACGTTGAGCGGGGTCGCGAGGCCGCTTTCCCGGACGAACCAGTTGACCCACGCGGACAGGTCCCGCACCGTCATCAACCAGTCGGGAAATGAGGAGGCGCCGAAACCGGGCAGGGAAGGGATGTACACGGAGTAACGCTCGGCCAGAAGCTCGTGCGCTCGAAGCCAGTCCGGCACACCCAGTTCGCTGTGGAGGATCAGCAACGGCTCTCCGGAGCCGCCCCGCCGCACCTGCACGGATGTGCCGGCGATGTCGAGAGTCTCTTCGATGAAGTCGGGCGTGGTGGTCACGGGTTCCTCCAGGGCGGGTTGTCGGTACGGTCTTCAGGCTGTGTGCAGCATAGTCAAGAGCGCCAGACAGGTCAACGTGGCTTGGTTCGTGTTCACGAGATGCCCGAGTTGCCGCTCATCATCCAGTCTGGCATTGATTCGCATGAGGATTACGCGGATCATCTTATGTCGAACTCTTACCTTGCAGAAAGCAGCTCAGCGCCAGGCCCGCCGCCGCCGCGCCTAGCCCCACCAGGAAAGCCCACCACAGCGCATTCACCAGGGCGCCGATGAGGGCGGGCATGAGGTCGGCGGGGATCAGCGCGCGGGTGGCGGGGTCGAGGAGGTTCTGCGGGTTCAGGAGCTTTTGAAGCACGGACTCCGAGACCGATGCTTTCAGGTCCGCGGCGATGACCGTGAAGGCGGCGTTCATGCGTTGGAGGAGGATGCTGCCCATGATGCTGATGATGAGGGCGCCGCCGATGGTGCGGAACAGCATGAGCGTGGAGGTGGCGACGCCCAGGTTCTGGAACGGCACCGCACTCTGGGCGGCGACCAGTGCCGTGACGTTGGTCATGCCCATGCCGGTGCCGGACGCGAATGTCGCGACGAGCATCACGGTCATGCCGCCGGCTTCTTCCAGCAGCATGAACGGGATGTAGCCGGACACCATCAGGGTCATGCCCGTTGCGCAGACCCTGCGGTACCCCCAGACGGGGGTGACGCGACCGGAGGTAAGGCTTCCCACTGTCCATCCCACGCTCAAGGGCAGGAGGGTCAACCCGGCCAGCGTGGCGCTGCCACCCAGGGCACCCTGGACGTACAGAGGCAGGAACCCGATGACCCCGAAGATGCCCATGGCCGCGAGCAGGCTCAGGTAAGTGGGCCGGCTGTACCCGGGCAAGCGGAACAAGGCCATGGGTAGGAGCGGGTCCCTGGCCTTGCCTTCGATGACGATGAAGAGCGCAAACAGCACCGCGACGCCTACCACCACCGAGACGGATTCTGCGGTGACCAGGTCCAGTTGGTTGGCTGCCACCAGAAGGCCGTAGAAGAGCAGCATCAGCGCTGACAAGAGGATCGCGGCGCCCGCCAGATCCAGTGACCGGCGTGCCCCGTCGGCGCGTTGCTCCCGGAACCCCGCGATGATGAGCCCGGCGGCCGTGACTCCGAGGGGCAGGTTGATCCAGAAAATCCAGCGCCAGTCCCAGTACTCGGCGATGAACCCGCCGCCGGCCGGGCCGAGCACCGAGGCGACGCCCCACACGCTGGCGATCAGGCCCTGCATCCGCGCGCGCTGCTCCACGGGGAAGACTACTCCCACGATGATGAACGCGAGCGCGTACACCGCGCCGCCGCCCATGCCTTGCACGGCGCGGAAGACGATGAGCTGCGTCATGGTCTGGGCCGCGCCGCAGGCCACCGACCC encodes the following:
- a CDS encoding alpha/beta hydrolase, whose amino-acid sequence is MTTTPDFIEETLDIAGTSVQVRRGGSGEPLLILHSELGVPDWLRAHELLAERYSVYIPSLPGFGASSFPDWLMTVRDLSAWVNWFVRESGLATPLNVIGFSMGGWIAAEMATVNSAIFSKMVLVGAAGVKPREGEIWDYFLNSGKEAFQQAFHDHESEAYLKYYGKNWDPDEAEQVETNREAAIRYLWRPYMHSVTLPDLLPGVATPTLLVWGRQDGIVPISSCERYQECIPGAQASVIEDCGHMPEMEKPEEFAKVVLDFLGG
- a CDS encoding MDR family MFS transporter, whose amino-acid sequence is MSSTQTTIPTSAGVAVAGVMLAVFLFAIDATIVSSAMPTVVSQLGDIDLYSWVFSVYMLTSALATPIFGKLSDLYSRRTLILLAIATFVLGSVACGAAQTMTQLIVFRAVQGMGGGAVYALAFIIVGVVFPVEQRARMQGLIASVWGVASVLGPAGGGFIAEYWDWRWIFWINLPLGVTAAGLIIAGFREQRADGARRSLDLAGAAILLSALMLLFYGLLVAANQLDLVTAESVSVVVGVAVLFALFIVIEGKARDPLLPMALFRLPGYSRPTYLSLLAAMGIFGVIGFLPLYVQGALGGSATLAGLTLLPLSVGWTVGSLTSGRVTPVWGYRRVCATGMTLMVSGYIPFMLLEEAGGMTVMLVATFASGTGMGMTNVTALVAAQSAVPFQNLGVATSTLMLFRTIGGALIISIMGSILLQRMNAAFTVIAADLKASVSESVLQKLLNPQNLLDPATRALIPADLMPALIGALVNALWWAFLVGLGAAAAGLALSCFLQGKSST